A part of Lacibacter sp. H407 genomic DNA contains:
- a CDS encoding SusC/RagA family TonB-linked outer membrane protein has translation MKCVANNWLHKLTLALFGILLAGLPVMAQVSAQTVSGSVKDSSGVALSGATVKVKGTAIVTTTDAAGNFKITIPSKDKTLLISYVGMDELEVNVGDQNIIEVRLSVARSTLEDVVVVGYGRQKKESVVGAITQTTGKVLQRAGGVSNIGAALTGNVPGVITVQGTGMPGAEDPLIFIRGQGTWNSAGPLILVDGIERPMAGVDIGSVESVSILKDASATAVFGVKGANGVVLITTKRGVEGKANINITVNSTMKVPSRLPEKYDAYDALTIRNMAIERELGVSPASWQDYTPQAIIDKYRNPANAQEAQQYPNIDWQAESLKKMAMAQNANINISGGSSFVKYFTSVDFLHEGDIMKIPDNGKGYKPGFFYDRLNIRANLDFKLTKSTTLSTNISTLYGKRQDTWSGFEYSWYQGIYGLAPDLFYPQYSDGAFGYYPLDPVSTNNPAHILSNNGVRNTKTTQMTTDFILTQDLGMLVKNLSFRGSYSLDNTFVAQGGQFDDGSAIVKWIAPDGRVQYRNTAGPNQFDYILPQWSVRPDAFQNGQTRRRRVYQLQLNHSAKIGRHNITTMGLFMRNENAQGSSFPEFREDWVFRSTYNFANRYFAEINGAYNGSQRFGPDYRFDFFPSAAVGWTLTNEKFMDKLPWVSTLKIRGSYGLVGNDAIGGNYLYLTQWAFGGQSRMGDNNANSPYVWFRENTIGNPDIHWETVAKANIGLDFSLFRGLIEGTFEVYRDQRTDVLVAGTQRAVPAYFGGTPPTSNLGKTIVQGYEIELKFNKNFGSKREMRLWGNVAITHAKDEIIDRDDPQLLDDYLKQAGYQIGQYRSQLRSGYYNTWDEVYGSSVVDQNDNNKLPGNFNLIDFNGDGVINNFDNVPYAYPERPQNTYTGSVGFDYKRFSIFVQFYAVNNVTRNLAQTNFAANLNSVFKQGDYWTKENTDAASPLPRWKSRLYSYGDFFNYDGSYVRLKTAEISYTLDPLWLTKTGIQSMRLYVNGNNLLFWSKMPDDREANVGSSNFSGQGAYPTVRRINFGINLSL, from the coding sequence ATGAAATGCGTGGCAAACAACTGGCTGCATAAGCTGACACTTGCTCTTTTCGGGATTTTATTGGCGGGGTTACCGGTTATGGCACAAGTAAGTGCACAAACGGTTTCGGGGTCAGTTAAAGATTCTTCTGGTGTTGCCCTTTCCGGGGCTACCGTTAAGGTAAAAGGTACCGCTATTGTAACTACAACCGATGCCGCTGGTAATTTCAAAATAACAATTCCATCAAAAGACAAAACGCTTTTGATCAGTTATGTTGGAATGGATGAGTTGGAAGTGAATGTAGGAGACCAAAATATCATCGAAGTAAGGTTAAGTGTTGCACGCTCTACGTTAGAAGACGTTGTGGTGGTGGGTTATGGTCGACAGAAGAAAGAAAGCGTTGTTGGTGCCATTACTCAAACAACAGGTAAAGTACTTCAGCGTGCGGGTGGTGTTTCCAATATAGGTGCCGCACTTACAGGTAATGTACCGGGCGTTATAACTGTACAGGGAACAGGTATGCCGGGTGCTGAAGATCCGCTCATTTTTATACGGGGTCAGGGAACATGGAACAGTGCAGGACCACTCATTTTAGTAGATGGTATTGAACGTCCTATGGCTGGAGTTGATATTGGTTCAGTAGAAAGTGTTTCGATATTAAAAGATGCATCTGCTACAGCCGTGTTTGGTGTAAAAGGTGCAAACGGTGTTGTTCTTATCACTACTAAAAGAGGTGTAGAAGGTAAAGCAAACATCAATATTACAGTTAACTCTACAATGAAAGTTCCTTCTCGTTTGCCCGAGAAGTACGATGCATATGATGCGTTAACAATCAGAAATATGGCGATCGAACGGGAGTTGGGCGTTAGTCCGGCATCCTGGCAAGATTATACACCGCAGGCAATTATTGATAAATATCGTAACCCTGCAAATGCGCAAGAAGCACAGCAATATCCCAATATTGACTGGCAGGCTGAGTCATTAAAGAAAATGGCGATGGCACAAAATGCCAACATCAATATTTCAGGCGGATCAAGTTTTGTAAAATATTTTACTTCTGTAGATTTTCTTCATGAAGGCGACATTATGAAAATCCCTGACAATGGAAAAGGTTACAAGCCGGGATTTTTTTACGACAGGTTAAATATTCGTGCAAACCTTGATTTCAAACTAACAAAAAGTACTACGCTCTCAACTAACATTTCCACACTTTATGGAAAAAGACAGGATACATGGAGCGGTTTTGAATATTCATGGTATCAGGGAATTTATGGTCTTGCACCCGATCTTTTTTATCCGCAGTACAGTGATGGTGCTTTTGGTTATTATCCGCTTGATCCAGTGTCAACCAATAACCCTGCACACATACTTTCAAACAACGGGGTAAGAAATACGAAGACTACGCAGATGACAACCGATTTTATATTGACACAGGATCTGGGGATGTTGGTAAAAAACCTTTCGTTTAGAGGTTCGTATTCTTTAGATAATACGTTTGTTGCGCAAGGTGGTCAATTTGATGATGGAAGTGCGATCGTTAAATGGATCGCTCCTGACGGAAGAGTGCAATACAGAAACACAGCAGGTCCTAATCAGTTCGATTATATATTACCGCAATGGTCAGTACGTCCTGATGCTTTCCAGAATGGACAAACAAGAAGAAGGCGTGTGTATCAGTTACAACTGAATCATTCTGCTAAAATCGGAAGGCATAATATCACAACCATGGGCTTGTTTATGCGCAATGAAAATGCACAGGGCAGCTCGTTTCCTGAGTTTCGTGAAGACTGGGTGTTTAGAAGCACATACAATTTTGCAAACAGATACTTTGCTGAGATCAACGGAGCTTACAACGGTTCACAAAGATTTGGTCCTGATTACAGGTTCGACTTTTTCCCTTCTGCCGCAGTAGGTTGGACATTGACGAATGAAAAGTTCATGGACAAATTGCCATGGGTATCCACGTTGAAGATCCGTGGTTCGTACGGTCTGGTAGGTAACGACGCTATTGGTGGAAATTATCTTTATCTAACACAGTGGGCCTTTGGAGGTCAATCACGAATGGGTGATAACAATGCAAACAGTCCTTATGTATGGTTCAGAGAAAATACAATTGGTAATCCGGATATCCATTGGGAAACAGTGGCCAAGGCCAATATCGGTTTAGATTTCTCATTATTCAGAGGACTGATTGAAGGTACGTTCGAAGTTTACAGAGATCAAAGAACCGACGTGTTAGTAGCGGGAACTCAAAGAGCGGTGCCTGCTTATTTCGGCGGTACACCACCAACATCTAACCTGGGTAAAACAATTGTACAAGGATATGAAATTGAATTGAAGTTCAACAAAAACTTTGGCAGCAAAAGAGAGATGCGTTTATGGGGAAATGTAGCCATAACGCATGCAAAGGATGAGATCATCGATCGGGACGATCCTCAATTATTGGATGATTATTTAAAGCAGGCGGGTTATCAGATCGGACAGTACAGATCGCAATTGCGTTCAGGTTATTACAATACGTGGGATGAAGTGTACGGTAGCAGTGTTGTGGATCAAAACGATAATAACAAATTACCCGGCAACTTTAATCTGATTGATTTCAATGGTGATGGTGTAATTAACAATTTTGATAATGTACCCTACGCCTATCCGGAACGTCCTCAAAATACATACACCGGCAGCGTGGGATTTGATTACAAACGTTTCTCAATTTTCGTTCAATTCTATGCAGTTAATAATGTAACAAGGAATCTTGCGCAAACAAACTTCGCTGCAAATCTGAACTCTGTTTTCAAACAAGGAGATTATTGGACAAAAGAGAATACAGATGCTGCTTCACCACTTCCCCGATGGAAATCCCGGTTATATAGTTATGGCGATTTCTTCAACTACGACGGTTCTTATGTTCGTTTAAAAACAGCGGAAATATCGTATACGTTAGATCCATTATGGTTGACAAAAACAGGTATTCAATCAATGCGTCTTTATGTAAATGGTAATAACCTTCTTTTTTGGA